The following are from one region of the Anolis carolinensis isolate JA03-04 unplaced genomic scaffold, rAnoCar3.1.pri scaffold_15, whole genome shotgun sequence genome:
- the LOC103281550 gene encoding F-box only protein 44 produces the protein MPSSGGDHCCLPLRQPSWMRSLLRKKVTISDVPEELLLHILSLVPRKYLVLSCRRVCSRWRDLVDLPILWKHKCRRMGFRMEGSDSGLPDWMTFCFRQSQRNLVKNPCGEAFFDFWESENQPHWEVSKHVLLWDCTQFYERCLRIPHPLREIQRCFVCNRSGIKRQRITLREEGYSDRLMDESRPKIIVKDWHYYSWKCHSQLRVKLLSAGLEVLQECTLPNAPFHHGLWDEISHTFEGYPSGVRHIDLEHKVEATDLVKITGTRVTIDPEGTQEEGAATAEKSGFPNIFNLCLPAMSRL, from the exons ATGCCTTCCTCTGGAGGTGACCACTGCTGCCTGCCTCTTCGCCAACCCAG TTGGATGCGATCTCTTCTGAGGAAAAAAGTGACCATCTCAGACGTCCCAGAGGAGCTCCTCCTCCACATCCTCTCTCTGGTCCCAAGGAAGTACTTGGTCCTCAGCTGCCGCCGGGTTTGCTCTCGCTGGAGGGATCTGGTGGACCTCCCCATCCTTTGGAAGCACAAGTGCCGGCGGATGGGCTTCCGCATGGAGGGGTCAGATAGTGGCCTCccagactggatgaccttctgCTTCCGTCAGAGCCAGAGGAACCTGGTCAAGAACCCCTGCGGAGAAG CATTCTTTGATTTCTGGGAATCAGAGAACCAGCCACATTGGGAGGTCTCCAAGCACGTTCTGTTGTGGGATTGCACCCAGTTCTATGAAAGGTGCCTGAGGATTCCCCATCCGCTGCGGGAGATCCAGAGATGCTTTGTTTGTAACAGGAGTGGGATCAAGCGGCAGCGGATTACTTTGCGGGAGGAAGGCTACTCAGACCGGCTGATGGATGAATCAAGGCCCAAAATCATCGTGAAAGATTG GCACTATTACAGCTGGAAGTGTCATAGCCAACTCCGTGTGAAGCTGCTGTCGGCTGGATTGGAGGTCCTCCAAGAATGCACCCTTCCAAATGCACCCTTCCATCATGGCTTGTGGGATGAG ATTTCACACACTTTCGAGGGCTACCCTTCCGGCGTCCGTCACATCGATCTGGAGCATAAAGTGGAAGCAACGGATTTAGTCAAAATCACCGGCACCAGAGTCACCATCGACCCCGAAGGGACCCAAGAAGAAGGAGCTGCCACCGCCGAAAAGTCCGGCTTCCCCAACATTTTCAATCTCTGCCTCCCTGCTATGTCACGattgtaa